In one Polaribacter sp. ALD11 genomic region, the following are encoded:
- a CDS encoding NAD(P)/FAD-dependent oxidoreductase, whose translation MKKKHYNVFVIGSGVAGQTAAKICVKNGLSVAIADKQSFGGTCAIRGCDPKKVILQFVDILKKTEQLKGLGITKIPEISWKDIQRFKNQFTKPVPKSTEENLTELGIDLYHQSPKFISKNEISVEGKIISADNFVIASGLTPRSLNFKGAQLLKTSDEFFKLKKIPKSATFIGAGYIGMEFCFLLATLGCKVTMIDNGNNALSQFDSFLTDKLVENMKENGVEFYFNSEIESIEKLRKNVQINFKQESKKKVIKSNIVFNTSGRIPATKLLDLEKATIKSDETGIIVNNFLQNETNRNVYACGDISSKSLPLTPLSGLQGHIVGNNIVKQESKEFTNPLVPSVVFTYPNLASVGLSEEQAKSRLKNIKVYKGDATHFYNAKKGNEKVYAYKIIINERTDVIVGAHLLSSEANECINIFMIAIEKEMTVSEFKKLIFTYPSYSSDLKNMMKDS comes from the coding sequence ATGAAAAAGAAGCATTATAATGTATTTGTAATTGGAAGTGGCGTTGCAGGACAAACTGCGGCTAAAATTTGTGTAAAAAACGGATTATCTGTAGCTATTGCAGACAAGCAATCTTTTGGTGGAACTTGCGCCATAAGAGGTTGTGATCCTAAAAAAGTGATTTTACAATTTGTAGATATCCTCAAAAAAACGGAACAATTAAAAGGTTTAGGAATAACCAAAATACCTGAGATAAGCTGGAAAGATATTCAGCGGTTTAAAAATCAGTTTACGAAACCAGTTCCTAAAAGTACAGAAGAAAATCTTACTGAATTAGGAATTGATTTGTACCATCAATCTCCAAAATTTATTAGCAAAAATGAAATTTCGGTGGAAGGAAAAATAATTTCTGCAGATAATTTTGTTATCGCTTCTGGCTTAACTCCTAGAAGTCTAAACTTTAAAGGCGCTCAACTTTTAAAAACTAGCGACGAATTTTTCAAGCTAAAAAAAATACCAAAATCTGCTACTTTTATTGGTGCAGGTTATATTGGTATGGAGTTCTGTTTTCTCTTAGCTACATTAGGTTGCAAAGTAACAATGATAGATAACGGTAACAATGCTCTATCTCAATTTGATTCTTTTTTAACGGATAAATTAGTTGAGAATATGAAGGAAAATGGCGTGGAATTCTATTTTAATTCAGAAATTGAATCCATAGAAAAGTTAAGAAAAAATGTTCAAATTAACTTCAAACAAGAATCTAAAAAGAAAGTTATAAAGTCTAACATTGTTTTTAATACTTCTGGTAGAATTCCTGCAACCAAACTTTTAGACTTAGAGAAAGCAACTATTAAAAGTGATGAAACAGGAATTATTGTAAACAATTTTCTTCAAAATGAAACTAATAGAAATGTTTATGCTTGTGGAGATATTTCTAGTAAATCTTTGCCTTTAACACCACTTTCTGGCCTGCAAGGTCATATCGTGGGAAACAATATTGTAAAACAAGAATCGAAAGAATTTACAAACCCTTTAGTGCCTTCTGTCGTTTTTACATATCCTAATTTGGCAAGTGTTGGTTTGTCTGAAGAGCAGGCAAAAAGTCGATTAAAGAACATAAAAGTTTACAAAGGAGATGCAACTCATTTTTACAATGCAAAAAAAGGAAATGAAAAAGTGTATGCTTATAAAATAATTATAAATGAAAGAACAGATGTAATTGTTGGTGCTCATTTATTGAGTTCTGAGGCAAATGAATGTATCAATATTTTTATGATTGCAATAGAGAAAGAGATGACAGTTTCTGAATTTAAAAAACTTATTTTTACATACCCTTCTTATTCAAGTGATTTGAAAAATATGATGAAAGATTCTTAG
- a CDS encoding cupin domain-containing protein, giving the protein MSVINIQEKFKLFSDVWSPKKVGELNNQQILLAKLKGAFVFHKHDNEDELFMVVKGTLDIELSDKTVTLKEGESYIVPKDVAHKPVAKEEVHVLLFEPLSIKHTGDVIADITVETYESI; this is encoded by the coding sequence ATGAGTGTCATTAATATTCAAGAGAAGTTTAAGTTATTTTCAGATGTTTGGTCTCCAAAGAAAGTGGGCGAGTTAAATAATCAGCAAATACTACTAGCAAAATTAAAAGGAGCATTCGTTTTTCATAAACACGACAATGAAGACGAGCTTTTTATGGTTGTAAAAGGAACTTTAGATATTGAGTTAAGCGATAAAACAGTCACTCTAAAAGAAGGCGAGTCTTACATTGTACCAAAAGATGTAGCACACAAACCCGTTGCAAAAGAAGAGGTTCATGTTCTATTATTCGAGCCTTTAAGTATAAAACACACTGGTGATGTTATTGCAGATATTACTGTAGAAACGTACGAAAGCATTTAA
- a CDS encoding DUF6503 family protein: MKYIITLLLLFTSIISFSQKITGNELLEKAIQFHDPNGNWETFKGELFVIMETPKNTPRKSRIRINLPEQYFFIKAVRDTIITEFAVHKGDCSLAVNGNTNPSDALKKKHNLSCERAKMYKNYYTYLYGLPMKLKDKGTIIHQKIAKKTFNGKEYLVLKVTYSKEVGKDTWYFYFNPKNYAMEVYQFFKDETKNDGEYILLSGLETINDVKMPKNRAWYFNKDNVYLGTDVLSKKAQN, translated from the coding sequence ATGAAATATATTATAACACTTCTACTACTTTTTACTTCAATAATTTCTTTTTCCCAGAAAATAACAGGTAATGAATTGTTAGAAAAAGCAATTCAATTTCACGATCCAAATGGAAATTGGGAAACATTTAAAGGGGAACTTTTTGTTATTATGGAAACCCCAAAAAATACACCAAGAAAAAGTAGAATACGTATAAACTTACCAGAACAATATTTTTTTATAAAGGCTGTGAGAGACACTATTATTACAGAATTTGCAGTACATAAAGGAGATTGTAGTTTGGCTGTTAATGGAAACACTAATCCGTCTGATGCGTTAAAAAAGAAGCATAATTTAAGTTGCGAACGCGCAAAAATGTATAAAAATTATTATACGTATTTGTATGGTTTACCAATGAAGCTAAAAGATAAAGGGACTATTATTCATCAGAAAATAGCAAAGAAAACCTTCAATGGAAAAGAGTATTTGGTTTTAAAAGTTACGTATTCTAAGGAAGTCGGTAAAGATACTTGGTACTTTTATTTCAACCCTAAAAATTATGCGATGGAAGTCTATCAGTTTTTTAAAGACGAAACTAAAAACGATGGAGAATACATTTTATTATCAGGTTTAGAAACAATAAACGATGTAAAAATGCCAAAAAATAGAGCTTGGTATTTTAATAAAGACAATGTTTATTTAGGAACAGATGTTTTATCTAAAAAAGCACAAAATTAA
- a CDS encoding HopJ type III effector protein: protein MIIQQFKTKLKVNPTEITFVETMQVIEDNYNFTPTTFTNGELKNNAGENIGSCKLFAFAKHQKLTKEETLFCFGEHYKNVLEDKNGTSHQNIRNFIKTGFEGLSFGSDALATKS from the coding sequence ATGATCATTCAACAATTCAAAACCAAACTAAAAGTAAATCCCACAGAAATTACATTTGTAGAAACGATGCAAGTAATTGAGGACAACTACAATTTTACTCCAACTACTTTTACAAATGGAGAGCTCAAAAATAACGCAGGAGAAAATATTGGTTCTTGTAAATTATTTGCATTTGCAAAACATCAAAAATTAACAAAAGAAGAAACATTATTTTGTTTTGGCGAGCATTATAAAAATGTTTTAGAAGATAAAAATGGAACTTCACATCAAAATATTAGAAACTTTATAAAAACGGGTTTCGAAGGTTTGTCTTTTGGAAGTGACGCTTTAGCTACAAAAAGTTAA
- the rsmI gene encoding 16S rRNA (cytidine(1402)-2'-O)-methyltransferase: MSKLYLVPTPIGNLEDMTFRAIRILKEVDFILAEDTRTSGKLLKHFEIATQMHSHHMHNEHRSIQGVVNRIKNGETCALISDAGTPAISDPGFLLTRACVENNIEVDCLPGATAFVPALVNSGLPNDKFIFEGFLPVKKGRQTRFLLLAEETRTMIFYESPHKLVKTLGHFVEYFGADRQVSVSRELTKMFEETIRGTATEVLAHYTNKPPKGEIVVIVDGKK; encoded by the coding sequence ATGAGTAAATTATATTTAGTGCCAACACCAATTGGTAATTTAGAAGACATGACTTTTAGAGCCATTCGTATTCTAAAAGAAGTCGATTTTATTTTAGCAGAAGACACACGCACAAGCGGAAAGCTTTTAAAACATTTTGAAATTGCTACACAAATGCACAGTCATCACATGCACAATGAACATCGATCTATACAAGGTGTTGTGAATAGAATTAAAAACGGAGAAACCTGCGCATTAATTTCAGATGCTGGAACGCCCGCAATTTCAGATCCTGGTTTTTTACTAACAAGAGCCTGTGTAGAAAATAATATTGAAGTAGATTGTTTACCTGGTGCAACGGCTTTTGTACCTGCTTTGGTAAATTCTGGTTTGCCAAACGATAAGTTTATTTTTGAAGGTTTTTTACCTGTTAAAAAAGGAAGACAAACTCGGTTTTTATTATTAGCAGAAGAAACCAGAACGATGATTTTTTACGAATCGCCTCATAAATTAGTAAAAACATTAGGGCATTTTGTAGAGTATTTTGGCGCAGACAGACAAGTTTCTGTATCAAGAGAATTAACAAAAATGTTTGAAGAAACCATTAGAGGAACTGCAACCGAAGTTTTAGCACATTATACGAACAAACCTCCAAAAGGAGAAATTGTTGTGATTGTTGATGGGAAGAAGTGA
- the aspS gene encoding aspartate--tRNA ligase: MYRSHSCGELRASHINTEVTLAGWVQKSRDKGFMVWVDLRDRYGITQLIFDEDRTPKEMMEKAKSLGREFVIQVTGTVIDREAKNSKMATGDVEVLVSKLEILNASVTPPFTIEDKTDGGEDIRMKYRYLDIRRNPVKDSLIFRHKVSMEVRKYLSDQEFIEVETPYLIKSTPEGARDFVVPSRMNEGQFYALPQSPQTFKQLLMVGGMDKYFQIVKCFRDEDLRADRQPEFTQIDCEMAFVEQEDILNIFEGLTRHLLKEVNNVEVDKFPRMLYDDAMKLYGNDKPDIRFGMEFGELNAVTQHKDFAVFNSAELVVGIAVPGGNGYTRKEIDNIIKWVKRPQVGALGMIYARVNEDGTFKSSVDKFYDQEDLAKWAEVTGAKPGDLVCVLSGDTNKVRAQLSALRMELAERLGLRDPKVFAPLWVIDFPLLELDEETGHYHAMHHPFTSPKPGQMELLDTDPGAVKANAYDLVLNGNEIGGGSIRIHDKQMQATMLRHLGFSDADAKAQFGFLMDAFEYGAPPHGGLAFGLDRLVAILGGQETIRDFIAFPKNNSGRDVMIDAPAFIDDDQLKELSLKLDIQE; the protein is encoded by the coding sequence ATGTATAGAAGTCATTCTTGCGGCGAGTTAAGAGCATCGCATATAAATACAGAAGTAACCTTAGCAGGTTGGGTACAAAAAAGCCGCGATAAAGGTTTTATGGTTTGGGTAGATTTACGTGATAGGTACGGAATTACGCAACTAATTTTTGACGAAGATCGTACGCCAAAAGAAATGATGGAAAAAGCAAAGTCTTTAGGTAGAGAGTTTGTAATACAGGTTACAGGTACTGTAATTGATAGAGAAGCAAAAAATTCTAAAATGGCTACTGGAGATGTAGAAGTGTTGGTTTCTAAATTAGAAATCTTAAACGCATCTGTTACTCCTCCTTTTACTATTGAAGATAAAACGGATGGTGGAGAAGATATTCGAATGAAATATAGGTATTTAGATATTCGAAGAAATCCGGTAAAGGATAGTTTAATTTTCCGTCATAAAGTATCGATGGAAGTTAGAAAATACTTGTCTGACCAAGAATTTATCGAAGTTGAAACTCCTTATTTAATAAAATCTACACCAGAAGGTGCTAGAGATTTTGTGGTGCCTTCTCGTATGAATGAAGGTCAGTTTTATGCTTTACCACAATCTCCACAAACATTTAAACAACTATTGATGGTTGGTGGAATGGATAAATATTTTCAGATTGTAAAATGTTTTAGAGATGAAGACTTACGTGCAGACAGACAACCAGAATTCACACAAATTGACTGTGAAATGGCGTTTGTGGAGCAAGAAGATATTTTAAATATTTTTGAAGGATTAACGCGTCACTTACTTAAAGAAGTAAATAATGTTGAAGTGGATAAATTTCCTAGAATGTTATATGACGATGCAATGAAATTGTACGGAAACGACAAACCAGACATCCGTTTTGGAATGGAGTTTGGCGAGTTAAACGCAGTTACACAACATAAAGATTTTGCTGTTTTTAATAGCGCAGAATTGGTTGTTGGTATCGCAGTTCCTGGGGGAAATGGGTATACAAGAAAAGAAATAGACAATATTATCAAGTGGGTAAAGCGTCCGCAAGTTGGTGCTTTAGGAATGATTTATGCTAGAGTTAACGAAGACGGAACGTTTAAATCTTCTGTAGATAAATTCTATGATCAAGAAGATTTAGCAAAATGGGCTGAAGTTACAGGTGCAAAACCCGGTGATTTAGTGTGTGTTTTATCTGGAGACACCAATAAAGTAAGAGCACAATTATCCGCTTTACGTATGGAATTAGCAGAGCGTTTAGGTTTAAGAGACCCTAAAGTATTTGCACCTCTTTGGGTGATTGATTTCCCATTATTAGAGTTAGATGAAGAAACTGGGCATTATCATGCAATGCATCACCCGTTTACTTCGCCAAAACCTGGGCAAATGGAATTGTTAGATACAGATCCTGGAGCCGTAAAAGCAAATGCTTATGATTTGGTTTTAAACGGTAATGAAATTGGTGGTGGTTCTATTCGTATTCACGATAAACAAATGCAAGCAACCATGTTGCGTCATTTAGGTTTTTCTGATGCTGATGCAAAAGCACAATTTGGTTTCTTAATGGATGCTTTTGAATATGGTGCGCCTCCTCATGGTGGTTTGGCTTTCGGATTGGACAGATTGGTTGCTATTTTAGGCGGACAAGAAACCATTAGAGATTTTATTGCATTCCCAAAAAACAATTCTGGACGTGATGTTATGATAGATGCGCCTGCATTTATTGATGATGATCAATTAAAAGAGTTAAGCTTGAAATTGGATATTCAGGAATAA
- a CDS encoding uracil-DNA glycosylase family protein, with protein sequence MKKLLSEIKQCSICEPYLDLGANPVVSAHKNSKIVIIGQAPGTKVHASGIPWDDASGKQLRKWLNVSDEDFYDVEKFAIVPMSFCYPGKGKSGDKPPRKECAPQWHQQLFELMPNLQMIILIGMYAQNYYLKDNAKRTLTETVDNYPAYLPKYFVMPHPSPRNRFWLVKNPWFEKNVVSELQKRVATIIN encoded by the coding sequence ATGAAAAAATTATTATCAGAAATAAAACAATGTAGCATTTGCGAACCCTATTTAGATTTGGGTGCAAATCCTGTTGTTAGTGCTCATAAAAATTCTAAAATTGTAATTATTGGTCAAGCCCCAGGAACAAAAGTACATGCATCTGGAATTCCTTGGGACGATGCAAGCGGAAAACAGTTAAGAAAATGGCTAAATGTTTCTGATGAAGATTTTTACGATGTAGAAAAGTTCGCCATTGTACCTATGAGTTTTTGCTATCCTGGAAAGGGAAAAAGTGGCGACAAACCTCCAAGAAAAGAATGTGCTCCGCAGTGGCATCAACAATTATTTGAGTTAATGCCAAATCTTCAAATGATCATTTTAATAGGAATGTACGCACAGAATTACTATTTAAAAGACAATGCTAAAAGAACGCTAACTGAAACAGTAGACAATTATCCTGCGTATTTACCCAAGTATTTTGTAATGCCGCATCCATCACCTAGAAATCGATTTTGGCTAGTTAAAAACCCGTGGTTTGAGAAAAATGTAGTTTCTGAATTGCAAAAAAGAGTTGCTACAATTATCAATTAA